A window of the Mesotoga prima MesG1.Ag.4.2 genome harbors these coding sequences:
- a CDS encoding aminotransferase-like domain-containing protein gives MIGLKIVIDRNSEVPFFKQLVDQLRTAVIRREIPEGTRLPSERELSKLLRLNRSVVVKAYNELKLDGLLVSKTGSGTYVISAHPQKKEFDMISWGEQLNSWATLPAGSARWVNLLKSLSDGCIRLDTGVPHVGADQVDLMKEILGNLTDEELITTLNYPSLRGHPELIKYLCLRMNSSGLHINSRNMLITVGTEEAIYLLFSALARPGETIVIENPTYVNVINISRMFQHRVIPVERNSEGLNLSTLENVLNRSRVKFIYTMSCSHNPTGANMPERKKEALVKLSEQYSVPIIDDTVFSEIQYDLPAPKSLKYYDTHNCVIEIGGISKAYAPGLRIGWIIADEALIERLIEPVRMISLGVPNFSQLVAAKMLSTGEYDAFLKRYLELCLKKRETTKRACYRHLPGYIRVNEAQGGNFFWLELPGSMDGWKLAEEGIEQGVAVAPGSLFTFDSSGRSFVRLNPLGVPHDQIEEGISRLSRAIESNSKRDNREEGTVSVVV, from the coding sequence ATGATTGGGTTGAAAATTGTGATCGACAGGAACTCCGAAGTCCCTTTTTTCAAGCAGTTAGTTGATCAACTGAGAACGGCAGTAATAAGAAGGGAGATACCTGAGGGGACACGACTCCCTTCCGAACGGGAGCTTTCGAAGCTGCTGAGGCTGAACAGAAGTGTTGTTGTAAAGGCTTACAATGAACTGAAGCTGGACGGACTTCTGGTTTCGAAAACGGGCAGTGGAACATACGTAATTTCGGCCCATCCGCAAAAAAAGGAATTCGACATGATTTCCTGGGGAGAACAACTCAACTCATGGGCTACCCTTCCGGCCGGTTCGGCAAGATGGGTAAACCTTCTCAAAAGTCTGTCGGATGGTTGCATACGTCTAGATACAGGTGTGCCTCACGTAGGCGCCGATCAGGTTGATCTGATGAAGGAGATACTTGGAAACCTAACCGATGAGGAACTGATCACTACACTGAATTATCCTTCGCTAAGGGGCCACCCGGAACTCATCAAGTATCTTTGCCTGAGAATGAACAGCTCTGGACTTCACATAAACTCGAGGAACATGCTGATCACTGTGGGCACCGAAGAAGCTATCTATTTGTTATTCTCGGCTCTAGCGAGACCGGGAGAGACGATAGTCATCGAAAACCCGACCTACGTTAACGTAATCAACATCTCGAGAATGTTTCAGCACAGAGTTATCCCTGTAGAGAGGAACTCGGAGGGTTTGAATCTTTCTACACTGGAGAACGTGTTAAATAGAAGCCGGGTAAAATTCATATACACTATGAGCTGCTCGCACAACCCGACAGGGGCAAACATGCCCGAAAGGAAAAAGGAAGCCCTCGTCAAACTCTCAGAGCAGTATTCGGTTCCCATAATCGACGACACTGTGTTTTCCGAAATCCAGTATGATCTTCCTGCACCCAAATCACTCAAGTACTACGACACCCATAACTGTGTTATCGAGATCGGCGGCATTTCTAAGGCCTACGCGCCAGGGCTCAGGATAGGCTGGATAATCGCCGATGAAGCATTGATCGAAAGGCTGATCGAGCCCGTAAGAATGATCTCACTTGGAGTCCCGAATTTCAGCCAGCTCGTTGCAGCCAAGATGCTTTCAACAGGAGAGTATGACGCTTTCCTGAAAAGATATCTAGAACTGTGCCTCAAGAAAAGGGAGACTACGAAAAGAGCTTGTTACAGACATCTTCCTGGTTACATAAGAGTGAACGAGGCTCAGGGGGGCAACTTTTTCTGGCTAGAACTGCCGGGTTCTATGGACGGCTGGAAGCTTGCGGAAGAAGGAATTGAACAGGGTGTTGCCGTCGCTCCCGGGAGTCTCTTCACGTTCGATTCGAGTGGCAGGAGTTTCGTGCGCCTCAATCCTCTGGGGGTTCCGCATGATCAAATCGAAGAGGGAATAAGCCGGCTTTCGAGAGCAATCGAGTCTAATTCAAAGAGAGATAATCGTGAGGAAGGGACGGTTTCAGTGGTAGTTTAG
- a CDS encoding lysophospholipid acyltransferase family protein, which translates to MKRRLPGDKLIWRALRPILRVPFIKRYNLYGIGMEKLPRPPFILIGNHAYFIDAVLIEALTSFPIVWAVAAGNFDNPFSGPILRAAGAIQKRKGVPDIPAMRKMIEVVSNGGVLGLMPEGSVTWDGEFGEVPPGTDRFLERLDVPVVAARMSGAYLTKPRWADHHRWGRIEVEFKSFAGKEALDFLSEASDWRWQEEKKVMFKGRNKAEGIEKIIWFCEKCGEFQTVKASGDSAICDKCGTSLTVDDYGLVSGRTVPEIIGIQREILAEHIALNGGIEVGEGTVTEMEIGSGAKTSYAGRVSMNSRELRIGERSYLLPKIRGLSNFLKRITEFNYEHSIVRLMTGSSSLLLFWAHRYFSHPHGS; encoded by the coding sequence ATGAAGAGAAGACTCCCTGGAGACAAGCTAATCTGGAGAGCGCTGAGACCGATTCTCAGGGTCCCCTTCATTAAGAGATACAATCTCTATGGAATAGGCATGGAAAAGTTGCCCAGACCTCCGTTTATTCTGATTGGCAATCATGCTTACTTCATCGACGCCGTTTTGATCGAGGCCCTTACGAGCTTCCCAATAGTATGGGCTGTGGCCGCTGGAAATTTCGACAACCCTTTTTCGGGACCGATTTTGAGGGCGGCGGGAGCAATTCAGAAAAGGAAGGGTGTCCCCGATATCCCCGCCATGAGAAAGATGATTGAGGTCGTGAGCAACGGTGGAGTTCTTGGCCTGATGCCGGAGGGTTCTGTAACGTGGGATGGCGAGTTTGGCGAGGTTCCGCCTGGAACAGACAGGTTCTTGGAGAGGCTCGATGTACCGGTTGTCGCAGCTAGAATGAGTGGGGCATACCTTACAAAGCCAAGGTGGGCGGATCATCATAGATGGGGAAGGATAGAAGTGGAGTTCAAGTCCTTTGCCGGGAAAGAAGCGCTAGATTTCCTTTCTGAAGCTTCTGACTGGAGATGGCAGGAAGAGAAGAAGGTTATGTTCAAGGGCAGGAACAAAGCAGAAGGGATAGAGAAGATCATCTGGTTCTGCGAAAAGTGTGGTGAATTTCAGACGGTCAAAGCCTCAGGAGATTCAGCGATCTGTGATAAATGCGGAACATCCTTGACTGTAGACGATTATGGACTTGTCTCGGGAAGGACAGTTCCAGAGATCATCGGGATCCAGCGAGAAATTCTCGCTGAACATATTGCCCTAAACGGAGGAATCGAAGTGGGCGAGGGGACTGTTACGGAGATGGAAATTGGCAGTGGCGCCAAAACCAGTTATGCAGGAAGAGTCTCCATGAACAGCAGAGAATTGCGGATAGGAGAGAGAAGTTATCTTCTTCCCAAGATTAGAGGCCTCTCGAATTTCTTGAAGAGAATAACCGAATTCAATTACGAGCATTCCATCGTGAGACTGATGACCGGGAGCTCTTCGCTACTTCTCTTCTGGGCACACAGGTATTTCTCCCATCCACATGGTTCCTGA